A segment of the Bordetella flabilis genome:
GGCAGGTTCTCGATATAGACGCTCGCGAGCCGTAGATGGGCCGCGGAGAGACTCTCTTCGAGTCGGAGCAGATTCAGTCCCGGTGGGCTCGTGGTTGCAGTGCCGAAACTCTGACTCTCCACGCGGGCACCGAAGGCGTTTTGCTGCAGATAGTAGAAGCGAGCTGCGCGCTGAATATCGGTCAAGGTCTCTGGACGGGTCTCCTTCTGCCATTTGAATACCTGACGAGACGAAAGCGCCCACTTGAACTGGCGCACGAATTCCTCCAAGTGATGCTGCACAACCCGGTAGAGGTTGACGAGCTCGCCGTTGATGTCGTTCAGCACTTCCACCTCGGCAGGCAGGCCGCGAGCAAATAGCAGAGCCGCACCGCCAGCGAATGGTTCGACGTAGCAACTGTGCTCTGGGAAATACGGGAGGA
Coding sequences within it:
- a CDS encoding DNA adenine methylase, which encodes MTQPIIPWIGGKRRLADRILPYFPEHSCYVEPFAGGAALLFARGLPAEVEVLNDINGELVNLYRVVQHHLEEFVRQFKWALSSRQVFKWQKETRPETLTDIQRAARFYYLQQNAFGARVESQSFGTATTSPPGLNLLRLEESLSAAHLRLASVYIENLPWYECVERYDRSHTLFYMDPPYWKTEGYGFDFPFEEYERMAALLPSLKGRAVISLNDHPDIRSVFRDFPIERTDLRYTVGGGAGVERGELLIFSWDIASQPASLL